A window of Solanum stenotomum isolate F172 chromosome 3, ASM1918654v1, whole genome shotgun sequence contains these coding sequences:
- the LOC125858941 gene encoding zinc finger BED domain-containing protein RICESLEEPER 2-like — MAACITNCLLEWGLDDVFTFTVDNASSNDVTVKEMSKQLSNWGTNIMDGDHLHVRCMAHILNLIVQDGLKEIGKSVKLVRQAVKYIKQSPARLRKFKECCESQLITCKKSLCLDVPTRWNSTYSMLDVAQHFEFSFERYSFYDIGYLNHFRTFGSVSSEDENGTSDVDGTSANIITSDILTSADWKNVRSMVKFLETFYVLTLKVSGSNYVTSNTHFVEIAELNLILKEMMENEDGNLKEMAKSMNEKFKKYWGEPHKMNNMIFISSVLDPRNKLDYVPFAIVDMFGKEVGDKLCSEVKKYMKKLFDYYVKKSSKSSSHVPSSPTSSDNSSSISSVNGCNNFVNRGRMRTKQQFEKHKEVSGSSGSKSELERYLAEDIEPDSDEFDILMWWKVNEPRFPILAEMVRDVLAIPISSVASECAFSTGGRVLDPFRSSLTPKLVQSLICVQDWLRSEPFPINIEEDLEYLEQLELDFACSGTESSIIDI; from the exons ATGGCGGCTTGCATTACTAATTGTTTGCTTGAATGGGGTTTGGATGATGTGTTTACTTTTACAGTTGATAATGCTAGTTCTAATGATGTTACTGTGAAAGAAATGTCTAAACAATTGAGTAATTGGGGAACTAACATTATGGATGGTGACCATCTTCATGTGAGGTGTATGGCACATATCCTTAATCTTATTGTGCAAGATGGGTTGAAGGAAATTGGTAAGTCTGTCAAGCTAGTGAGACAAGCGGTGAAGTACATTAAACAATCTCCCGCAAGACTTAGAAAGTTCAAAGAATGTTGTGAATCTCAATTGATAACTTGTAAGAAATCATTGTGTTTAGATGTTCCTACTAGGTGGAACTCTACATATTCGATGCTTGATGTAGCACAACATTTTGAGTTTTCATTTGAGAGATATAGTTTTTATGATATTGGATACTTGAATCATTTTCGTACCTTTGGTTCTGTTTCTTCTGAAGATGAAAATGGAACTAGTGATGTAGATGGAACTAGTGCAAATATTATTACAAGTGATATTCTTACAAGTGCTGACTGGAAAAATGTGAGGTCAATGGTGAAATTTCTTGAAACCTTTTATGTACTTACTTTGAAGGTCTCTGGTTCTAATTATGTCACTAGCAATACACACTTTGTTGAAATTGCTGAACTTAATCTTATTTTGAAAGAGATGATGGAAAATGAAGATGGTAATTTGAAAGAAATGGCGAAAAGTATGAATGAAAAGTTCAAAAAGTATTGGGGTGAACCACATAAAATGAACAACATGATCTTTATTTCATCCGTGTTGGATCCCCGTAACAAGCTTGATTATGTTCCATTTGCAATTGTGGATATGTTTGGAAAAGAAGTAGGGGACAAGCTATGTTCAGAAGTgaaaaaatacatgaaaaaattgtTTGATTATTATGTTAAGAAATCCTCAAAAAGCTCTTCGCATGTACCATCTTCACCCACTTCATCTGACAACTCATCAAGTATATCTAGTGTGAATGGTTGTAACAACTTTGTAAATAGAGGAAGAATGAGAACGAAACAACAATTTGAGAAGCATAAAGAAGTTAGTGGAAGTTCAGGTAGTAAATCAGAATTGGAAAGATATCTTGCTGAAGATATTGAGCCAGATAGTGATGAATTTGATATATTAATGTGGTGGAAAGTTAATGAACCGAGATTTCCTATTCTCGCGGAGATGGTTCGTGATGTGTTAGCCATTCCCATTTCAAGTGTTGCATCAGAATGTGCATTCAGCACAGGAGGTCGTGTTCTTGATCCCTTTAGGAGTTCATTAACTCCTAAACTTGTGCAATCTCTTATTTGTGTTCAAGATTGGCTTAGAAGTGAGCCTTTTCCAATCAATATTGAGGAAGATTTAGAGTATCTTGAGCAACTTgaacttg attttgctTGTAGTGGGACTGAATCTAGTATTATTGATATATAG
- the LOC125859820 gene encoding FT-interacting protein 1-like: MGNEQPSNPQDDYKAKETKPQLGERWPHGGFRGGGGWISSDRVTSTYDLVEQMHFLYVRVVKARDLPPNPVTGSCDPYVEVKLGNYKGKTKHFDKKVNPEWKQVFAFSKEKIQSSIIEVFVRDKEMVQRDDYLGKVVFDMNEVPTRVPPDSPLAPQWYRLEDRRGESKVRGEVMLAVWMGTQADEAFSEAWHADAALVHGEGVHSVRSKVYVSPKLWYLRVNIIESQDVESLDKSQPPQVFVKAQVGKQVLKTKVCQTRTTNPFWNEDLLFVAAEPFEEQLVLTVECKAGPSKDEIAGRLVLPLNTFEKRLDHRPVHSRWFNLERFGFGVLEGDRRHERKFSTRIHLRACLEGGYHVLDESTMYISDQRPTARQLWKQPVGILEVGILSAQGLVPIKPKDGRKTTDAYCVAKYGLKWVRTRTILDNLSPKWNEQYTWEVYDPCTVITLGVFDNGHLGENSGAAGKDSRIGKVRIRLSTLETDRIYTMSYPLLVLQPSGVKKMGELQLAFRFTCLSLANIIYLYGHPLLPKMHYLHPFTVNQVDSLRYQAMNIVAVRLGRAEPPLHKEVVEYMLDVDSHMWSMRRSKANFFRIVSLFSGVISMSKWLGEVCKWKNPITTILVHLLFCILICYPELILPTMFLYMFLIGIWNYRSRQRQPQHMDTKLSWAEAVISDELDEEFDTFPTSKPENTVKMRYDRLRSVAGRIQTVIGDMATQGERFQALLSWRDPRATSLFIVFCLIAAVILYVTPFKIIALVAALLYLRHPKFRSKMPSPPCNFFRRLPARADSML; encoded by the coding sequence ATGGGCAATGAACAGCCTTCCAACCCCCAAGATGACTATAAAGCAAAAGAAACGAAACCTCAACTTGGGGAACGGTGGCCACATGGAGGATTTCGAGGTGGAGGTGGATGGATTAGCAGTGACAGAGTCACAAGCACTTATGATCTTGTTGAACAGATGCATTTTCTTTATGTTCGAGTTGTGAAAGCAAGAGACCTACCACCAAACCCTGTAACAGGGAGTTGTGATCCTTATGTGGAGGTGAAACTCGGAAACTATAAAGGCAAAACAAAGCACTTTGATAAGAAGGTAAACCCTGAGTGGAAGCAAGTGTTTGCTTTTTCCAAAGAGAAGATTCAGTCTTCAATTATCGAAGTTTTTGTAAGAGACAAAGAGATGGTGCAGAGAGATGATTATCTAGGGAAAGTGGTGTTTGACATGAATGAAGTGCCTACAAGGGTTCCACCTGACAGCCCTTTGGCACCTCAGTGGTATAGATTAGAGGATCGACGTGGAGAGAGCAAAGTCAGGGGAGAGGTGATGCTTGCAGTGTGGATGGGAACCCAAGCAGACGAAGCCTTTTCAGAAGCATGGCATGCAGATGCTGCTTTAGTTCATGGAGAAGGTGTTCATAGTGTCAGATCAAAGGTATATGTTTCACCTAAACTGTGGTACCTGAGAGTCAATATCATTGAATCCCAAGATGTAGAATCCCTGGACAAAAGCCAACCCCCACAGGTATTTGTTAAGGCTCAAGTTGGGAAGCAAGTACTAAAGACCAAAGTATGCCAAACAAGAACAACTAATCCATTCTGGAATGAAGACCTATTATTTGTGGCAGCAGAGCCTTTTGAGGAGCAGTTGGTGCTTACCGTTGAATGCAAAGCCGGACCTTCCAAAGATGAGATCGCCGGGAGGTTAGTCTTGCCACTTAACACATTTGAGAAGCGATTGGATCACCGGCCAGTTCATTCTCGCTGGTTCAATCTTGAAAGGTTCGGGTTTGGAGTTTTAGAGGGAGATAGGAGACATGAACGCAAGTTTTCAACAAGAATCCATCTCAGGGCCTGTCTTGAAGGTGGATACCACGTATTAGATGAATCAACAATGTACATCAGCGATCAGAGGCCAACAGCTAGGCAGCTGTGGAAGCAACCAGTGGGAATCCTGGAAGTAGGCATCTTGAGTGCACAGGGGCTTGTCCCTATAAAACCAAAGGATGGTAGAAAGACGACAGATGCTTACTGTGTGGCTAAATATGGATTGAAGTGGGTAAGAACAAGAACCATACTTGACAACTTGAGTCCCAAATGGAACGAACAATACACGTGGGAGGTGTATGACCCATGCACGGTGATTACATTGGGTGTGTTTGATAACGGCCACCTAGGAGAGAACTCGGGTGCAGCAGGGAAGGACTCCAGAATTGGTAAGGTAAGGATCAGATTATCAACACTGGAAACTGATAGAATTTATACAATGTCTTACCCACTTCTTGTTCTGCAACCATCTGGAGTGAAGAAGATGGGTGAACTCCAACTGGCATTTAGATTTACTTGTTTGTCTCTTGCAAACATCATATATCTATATGGCCATCCCTTGCTCCCAAAGATGCATTATCTACACCCTTTCACAGTTAACCAAGTGGACAGTTTGAGATATCAGGCCATGAATATTGTAGCTGTGAGGCTTGGACGAGCCGAGCCACCACTGCATAAAGAGGTTGTGGAGTACATGCTGGATGTCGACTCCCACATGTGGAGCATGAGAAGAAGTAAAGCTAACTTCTTCAGAattgtttctctcttttcagGTGTAATTTCAATGAGCAAATGGCTTGGAGAAGTTTGCAAATGGAAGAACCCTATTACCACAATTCTAGTTCATCTTCTGTTTTGCATATTGATCTGCTACCCAGAGTTAATACTACCAACCATGTTCCTTTATATGTTTCTAATTGGAATATGGAACTACCGTTCGAGACAGAGGCAGCCTCAACATATGGACACAAAACTATCTTGGGCTGAAGCTGTTATCTCAGATGAACTAGATGAAGAGTTTGACACTTTCCCAACATCCAAGCCTGAGAATACAGTTAAAATGAGGTATGATAGACTTCGCAGTGTGGCTGGTAGAATTCAAACAGTTATAGGAGACATGGCAACTCAAGGAGAGAGATTTCAGGCTCTACTCAGTTGGAGAGATCCGAGGGCAACCAGCCTCTTCATAGTCTTCTGTCTTATTGCAGCAGTTATACTGTATGTGACACCTTTCAAAATCATAGCACTGGTAGCAGCTCTGCTTTACCTAAGGCACCCAAAATTCAGGAGCAAAATGCCTTCACCACCATGCAATTTCTTTCGCAGATTACCAGCTCGAGCTGATAGCATGCTCTGA